A portion of the Drosophila sechellia strain sech25 chromosome 2R, ASM438219v1, whole genome shotgun sequence genome contains these proteins:
- the LOC6608488 gene encoding uncharacterized protein LOC6608488 isoform X13: MPNNRNRNRNRNRNKRNRNQNQNQNPSQNQNENHQQQAEGAEDREEQQDFETQIAVAQSSSFVDDNGNSGSVSNGPTENSEEVTNTLEKTEKKEEIFEQPATVIQKEADSDAEMGAKNSKHRKEKSDKQASNGKAEEQVRPPPTIIRRPPGSPRQAKVIVHRIVREEDTANGKAQSPEPPKAVDPKEQHLEVEDSKEQQPEAHQEIETKEERENEPSPKELSESSHLSDDAPQKHVEVEENEPIYDEVDYSKDDSTNKIPQQEQHDPKEPQQYVLHLEKAMEFVENAHQQHVAAVQSYQKQRDTEQDAKQQEQSEAQHLQESTEAHQQHVAVPHILVDPKEKQEDDVKQEPILNNAQQQFDEIAPKAPKEIQIKVQFQTEDPLSQQPPPQKPTSKVIIHQIHLETTDEEPNVKPTFEEVSSTTGSLAGTLSPPPRYLVESPKNVSNGQFSRFSRDVQIQEMELNSDCSSGEFNSLQSPLVCEVESESEGSVALGPERSPSDQQVPSSSRVEQHEQVRQKRAQYRNALESHFLPQLLNPRYLDSILEENEWRNSTASSGGSDQTGIRTPKLNETFPKSQLDFSRRHRRREEAPTPLKLETRLLEDLTDLESCTRLQSTLSPQSEDAELVYLSSSASSSVSDLMELELEQAAALAERALVDLDTDASRLIARPDDEMSSTSTTTADRSETEAETETETEREGEQSRESTPVNANPTLTSSQSSLLSAATPTSTPTPADREQLAKDTNVSGGSTVSFGAASPLAATREEFVRNMDKVRELIEMTRREQEQGELPRSPSPPPVPPPPASVPPYSPESSSFHLASLQLKRQESNDSHCSDSTTHSQCTAINLASPPPPPTAQPPTPPLRQKPAPPPVPSPVSPPAPPTPQSEPELSVADSVANANADVDADADTDTEAIKKLRLLCTEQLASMPYGEQVLEELASVAQNIADQSQNKMPYPMPQLPHIKELQLNANESKSSSAWLGLPTQSDPKLLVCLSPGQRDLVNNQTQPDDLLDAHQKFVERRGYHELSKAQVLEQDHQQQQSEMLKTAAMMRELRKSLSPPAPPVPPPPVPLKSAETAAKATAHENAKRDDASEQKQKIAACESSSLENKPRQAADLGAQQSAEQRQSSSTTTSSHKATTETMSSDTAKFPTLDSMESELARMFPQHKGDIFEEQRKRFSNIEFPSHQPVSQTKRYSNIETSSYESKKRMENGQVVYDVSTSSHEKKEQGDPPKDQPVPPVPPPPIMSATKLNGNTFIDGDVAPKNSQPSRESGSGSGNGTYEEFRQRAKAAADAFGDQREQQNGLDQDRVFKDFDRLSQQMHAELQSTREKREKSASMYDLSGFTRPATGHPRLDELQQRRHAHMQELEREIERSAKSRQERMSSVPRQMEATPPRTHEIPIELEPRSRRAESLCNLNEPPPRPHTTVGHYNHPMAQDDWSRYANDLGYSENIARPFAREVEICYQRQNQRTPHCIRAPRLSASTNDLSSSSQYSYDTFNAYGGRRTHAPMLNQAQQQQRPHYGSCYSMIERDPNPRYISTTSRRGVSPAPPPVATPQQQQVPPPAYDRQQRRSSLPRELHEQQLKYILSKEEELKFEVERLQQERRRLMEEMQRAPVLPAPQRRESYRPAAKLPTLSEDEVFRQQMAEEWMNKVAEREERRQHKIIRISKIEDEHDHSAVDKATISDEFLDRVKERRHKLSMPADSDWESGAESQPQPAAQSQPESDVEAPPVRILEGQAEANLRQLPRHLREFAKFSTSEQLPDGAQMERHEEQERREEATDNAHSSATKKTSIVKTYKVSRLPPSVQARPSYKSNGYVSEPEPNYDSDYSTLRYRTQNPHRVQSVSSAVNVRNLNQDEKLYGTMPNPIKSAQNSYKNQPGRIENYTTGHSSVSEKEKKENLEQSKLSPLYTEGNLSRALAKESGYTSDSNLVFRKKEVPVSSPLSPVEQKQAYKSLQAGGEPPLLGFRKPAPEKPRDLDPNAPPIPPQPPVKGLSSYDFPYSTDTVDGSDVNIHFKTPIRHEHRQNLSEEELAIRQAEHMQKLYHEERRRKYLQELQDMNSRRHTDNFTPSQKSPIALNRYDDFPTDVTLKSLVGPKTVARALFNFQGQTSKELSFRKGDTIYIRRQIDANWYEGEHNAMIGLLPASYVEIVSRDGARTPSKRPSEGQARAKYNFQAQSGIELSLNKGELVTLTRRVDGNWFEGKIANRKGIFPCSYVEVLTDIGAEDIAARTTTVITSQSTTNLRPNLDVLRTNINNEFNTLTQNGAQPPNGILKETRTLHKTDALHVDTSSEPLAYRALYKYRPQNSDELELLEGDVVHVLEKCDDGWFVGTSQRTGCFGTFPGNYVERA; the protein is encoded by the exons ATGCCCAATAACCGCAATCGTaatcgcaatcgcaatcgcaaCAAACGCAATCGaaaccaaaatcaaaatcagaatccgagccaaaaccaaaacgaaaaccATCAGCAGCAGGCAGAAGGGGCGGAGGATcgggaggagcagcaggattTCGAGACTCAAATCGCAGTAGCGCAATCTTCTTCCTTCGTAGATGATAATGGAAATTCTGGCAGCGTTTCAAATGGGCCAACGGAAAACAGCGAAGAGGTGACGAACACTCTTgagaaaaccgaaaaaaaagaagaaatattCGAGCAACCAGCCACAGTCATCCAAAAAGAAGCAGATTCAGACGCAGAAATGGGTGCCAAAAATTCAAAACATCGCAAGGAAAAGTCCGATAAGCAGGCGTCTAATGGAAAAGCTGAAGAGCAGGTGCGTCCGCCTCCCACCATTATTAGAAGGCCACCCGGCAGCCCCCGGCAAGCCAAGGTCATAGTTCATCGAATTGTGAGGGAAGAGGACACGGCCAATGGTAAAGCTCAATCACCAGAGCCACCCAAAGCCGTAGATCCTAAGGAGCAGCACTTGGAGGTCGAGGATTCAAAGGAGCAGCAACCTGAAGCTCATCAGGAGATTGAAACTAAGGAAGAACGGGAAAATGAACCGAGTCCAAAGGAACTTTCTGAATCTAGTCATCTTTCGGATGACGCACCGCAGAAACATGTCGAAGTTGAAGAGAATGAACCAATTTATGATGAAGTGGACTACTCAAAGGATGATTCCACTAACAAGATTCCACAGCAAGAGCAACATGATCCAAAGGAACCGCAGCAATATGTGTTGCACCTCGAAAAGGCAATGGAATTTGTAGAAAATGCACatcagcaacatgttgctgccgtACAAAGTTATCAAAAACAAAGAGACACAGAGCAAGACGcaaagcagcaggagcaaaGTGAAGCACAGCACCTTCAGGAATCAACTGAAGCGCatcagcaacatgttgcagtACCACATATCCTTGTAGATCCCAAGGAGAAACAAGAGGATGATGTGAAACAGGAACCCATTTTGAATAACGCCCAACAGCAATTTGATGAGATTGCACCAAAAGCCCCAAAGGAAATCCAAATAAAAGTTCAATTTCAAACAGAAGATCCTCTTTCGCAGCAGCCTCCTCCACAGAAGCCCACCTCCAAGGTGATTATCCACCAGATACACCTCGAAACCACCGACGAAGAGCCAAATGTCAAGCCTACTTTCGAGGAGGTTAGCAGCACTACCGGTTCTCTGGCCGGAACTCTATCTCCACCACCCCGTTATTTGGTGGAGTCGCCGAAGAACGTGTCAAATGGCCAATTTTCGCGCTTCTCGCGCGATGTGCAAATCCAGGAGATGGAACTGAACAGCGACTGCAGCTCCGGGGAATTCAATTCCCTGCAGTCGCCGTTGGTATGCGAAGTAGAATCGGAATCAGAGGGATCGGTAGCCTTGGGACCCGAGCGATCGCCGTCGGATCAGCAGGTGCCGTCCAGCAGCCGAGTGGAGCAGCATGAGCAGGTGCGCCAGAAACGTGCCCAGTATCGGAACGCTTTGGAATCGCACTTCCTGCCGCAGTTGCTCAATCCCCGCTATCTGGACAGCATCCTGGAGGAGAATGAATGGAGAAACTCCACCGCCTCCTCTGGCGGAAGCGATCAGACGGGGATCCGCACGCCCAAGCTGAACGAGACCTTTCCCAAGAGTCAGTTGGACTTCAGCCGCAGACACAGACGGAGGGAGGAGGCCCCAACGCCTCTTAAGCTCGAAACCAGGCTGCTGGAGGATTTAACCGATCTGGAGAGCTGCACCCGACTGCAGAGCACCCTGTCTCCACAGTCCGAAGATGCAGAGCTAGTTTACCTGAGCTCCTCGGCCTCCAGCAGTGTCTCTGACCTCATGGAACTAGAACTAGAGCAGGCTGCCGCCTTGGCGGAGAGGGCCCTCGTGGACTTGGATACGGATGCCAGTCGGTTGATTGCTCGGCCGGACGATGAGATGAGCAGCACAAGTACCACCACTGCAGACAGGAGCGAGAcggaagcggaaacggaaacggagaCGGAGAGAGAGGGCGAGCAGAGTCGCGAGAGCACACCTGTTAACGCCAACCCGACGCTCACCAGTTCGCAGTCTTCGCTGCTGAGCGCCGCAACGCCGACGTCGACGCCCACTCCCGCCGATCGAGAACAATTAGcaaaagatacaaatgtatctggTGGATCGACTGTTAGTTTCGGGGCAGCATCGCCGCTAGCGGCCACGCGCGAGGAGTTCGTTCGCAATATGGACAAAGTGCGCGAGTTGATCGAGATGACGCGGCGCGAACAGGAGCAAGGTGAACTACCGCGATCGCCGTCGCCGCCGCCCGTTCCCCCGCCTCCCGCTTCCGTGCCACCCTACAGTCCCGAGTCTTCCTCGTTCCACCTAGCTTCCTTGCAGCTGAAGCGGCAGGAGTCTAACGACTCCCACTGCTCCGACAGCACCACCCACAGCCAATGCACGGCCATCAACCTGGCCAGTCCCCCACCGCCACCCACTGCTCAGCCACCCACACCGCCTCTCAGACAAAAGCCTGCACCACCACCCGTACCGTCACCCGTATCACCACCCGCACCACCCACTCCCCAATCAGAGCCAGAGCTTTCAGTTGCAGATTCGGTTGCGAATGCAAATGCGGATGTAGATGCAGATGCCGACACTGATACGGAAGCAATAAAGAAACTGCGCCTGCTGTGCACCGAGCAGTTGGCTTCCATGCCCTATGGCGAACAGGTGCTCGAGGAGTTAGCCAGTGTGGCCCAGAACATTGCCGACCAATCGCAGAACAAGATGCCCTATCCCATGCCCCAGTTGCCGCACATCAAGGAGCTGCAGTTAAACGCCAATGAAAGCAAGTCCTCCTCCGCCTGGCTGGGTCTGCCGACCCAGTCCGATCCCAAGCTATTGGTCTGCCTCTCGCCCGGCCAGAGGGATTTGGTAAATAACCAAACGCAACCGGATGACCTGCTTGATGCCCACCAGAAGTTCGTGGAGCGTCGGGGATACCATGAGTTGTCCAAGGCCCAGGTTCTCGAGCAAgaccaccagcaacagcagagtGAGATGCTCAAGACGGCGGCCATGATGCGCGAGTTGCGCAAGAGCCTCTCGCCGCCGGCGCCTCCTGTCCCTCCGCCGCCGGTACCGCTGAAGAGCGCCGAAACGGCGGCCAAGGCGACCGCTCATGAAAACGCCAAGAGAGATGACGCAAGCGAACAAAAGCAGAAGATCGCAGCATGCGAATCGTCATCGCTTGAAAATAAACCAAGGCAAGCAGCTGATCTTGGTGCTCAGCAGTCGGCAGAGCAACGCcagagcagcagcaccaccacctccagcCACAAAGCGACCACAGAGACCATGTCCAGTGACACCGCCAAGTTTCCCACGCTGGACAGCATGGAGAGTGAGCTGGCCAGGATGTTCCCCCAGCACAAGGGCGACATTTTCGAGGAGCAGCGCAAGCGGTTCTCCAACATTGAGTTCCCCAGCCACCAGCCCGTCAGCCAAACCAAGCGGTACTCCAACATCGAGACAAGCAGTTACGAGTCCAAGAAGCGAATGGAAAATGGTCAGGTAGTCTATGATGTGAGCACTTCAAGTCACGAGAAAAAGGAGCAGGGTGATCCCCCCAAGGACCAGCCCGTACCACCCGTTCCCCCGCCGCCAATTATGTCAGCAACGAAATTAAACGGTAACACTTTCATTGATGGAGACGTGGCGCCCAAAAATAGCCAGCCGTCGCGAGAGAGCGGTAGCGGCAGCGGCAACGGTACGTATGAGGAATTTCGGCAGCGTGCCAAGGCCGCCGCGGATGCTTTTGGAGATCAGCGGGAGCAGCAAAACGGGCTGGATCAAGACCGCGTGTTCAAGGACTTCGATAGGCTATCGCAGCAGATGCACGCCGAGCTGCAAAGCACCCGGGAAAAGCGGGAGAAGTCCGCTTCCATGTACGATCTCAGTGGCTTCACGCGACCCGCGACGGGTCATCCGAGATTAGATGAGCTGCAGCAGAGAAGACATGCCCACATGCAGGAGTTGGAGAGAGAAATAGAGCGGTCGGCAAAGTCGCGACAGGAGCGAATGTCCTCGGTACCGCGACAAATGGAGGCCACACCACCGCGAACTCATGAGATTCCCATTGAGCTGGAGCCACGTTCCCGACGGGCCGAGTCCCTGTGCAATCTTAATGAGCCACCACCACGTCCGCACACCACCGTGGGTCACTATAACCATCCGATGGCACAGGATGACTGGTCTAGGTATGCCAACGATTTGGGATACTCGGAGAACATAGCACGACCCTTTGCCAGGGAGGTGGAGATTTGCTATCAGCGGCAGAATCAGAGAACACCACATTGCATTAGGGCTCCCCGCCTCTCCGCCAGCACTAATGATCTGAGCAGCTCTAGTCAATATAGCTACGATACCTTCAATGCTTATGGTGGCAGAAGGACCCATGCCCCCATGCTGAACCAggcgcaacagcaacagcgtcCTCATTACGGCAGCTGTTACTCCATGATCGAGAGGGATCCCAATCCCAGGTACATAAGTACCACCTCGCGAAGAGGCGTGAgcccagcaccaccaccagttGCAACtccgcaacagcagcaggtgcCACCACCTGCCTATGATCGCCAGCAGAGGAGATCCTCGCTGCCGAGGGAATTGCATGAACAGCAGCTGAAGTACATACTATCCAAAGAGGAGGAGCTCAAGTTTGAAGTGGAGCGATTGCAGCAGGAGCGCCGTCGTCTAATGGAGGAAATGCAGAGGGCTCCGGTCTTGCCTGCTCCTCAGAGGAGGGAGAGCTACAGGCCCGCCGCCAAGCTGCCCACTCTGAGCGAGGATGAGGTATTTCGGCAGCAAATGGCCGAGGAGTGGATGAACAAGGTGGCTGAGCGGGAAGAGCGTCGTCAGCACAAGATCATACGCATATCGAAGATCGAGGATGAGCACGATCACTCCGCCGTAGACAAGGCGACCATAAGCGATGAATTCTTGGATCGGGTGAAGGAGCGGCGTCACAAGTTGTCCATGCCGGCGGACAGCGATTGGGAAAGTGGGGCAGAATCCCAACCCCAGCCAGCCGCCCAATCCCAGCCAGAATCGGATGTAGAGGCGCCACCAGTACGCATACTGGAGGGCCAGGCGGAGGCCAATCTCCGCCAGCTGCCACGGCACCTGCGGGAGTTCGCCAAGTTCTCTACCAGCGAACAGTTGCCGGATGGCGCCCAAATGGAGCGTCACGAGGAACAGGAGCGCAGGGAGGAGGCTACCGACAATGCGCACAGCAGTGCCACCAAGAAGACGAGCATCGTGAAGACGTACAAGGTTTCCAGGCTACCGCCTTCCGTCCAGG CCCGTCCGTCGTACAAGAGCAACGGATACGTCTCAGAGCCCGAGCCCAACTACGATTCGGATTACTCGACGTTGAGGTACCGCACCCAGAATCCGCACCGCGTTCAGTCCGTCTCCTCGGCTGTCAATGTGCGCAACCTTAATCAGGACGAGAA GTTGTATGGTACTATGCCAAATCCCATAAAATCAGCGCAAAACTCGTATAAGAATCAGCCAGGTCGCATCGAAAACTATACGACAGGTCATTCGTCTGTTTCCGAAAAGGAAAAGAAGGAA AATCTAGAACAATCGAAACTATCGCCATTGTACACTGAAGGTAACTTGTCCAG AGCTTTGGCCAAGGAATCCGGCTATACTAGCGATTCCAATCTGGTCTTCCGTAAGAAGGAGGTACCCGTAAGCAGCCCCCTTAGCCCCGTTGAACAAAAGCAGGCTTACAAGAGTCTCCAGGCAGGCGGAGAACCTCCTCTGCTCGGCTTCCGCAAACCAGCGCCCGAGAAACCCCGTG ATCTCGACCCGAACGCGCCCCCCATTCCCCCACAGCCGCCAGTCAAGGGTCTCTCCTCCTACGATTTCCCGTACAGCACCGACACCGTCGACGGATCAG ACGTGAACATCCACTTCAAGACCCCCATCAGGCATGAGCATCGCCAGAACTTGTCGGAAGAGGAACTAGCCATTCGCCAAGCGGAGCACATGCAGAAGCTCTACCACGAGGAGCGCCGTCGCAAGTATCTACAGGAGCTGCAGGACATGAATTCGCGCCGCCACACGGACAACTTCACCCCGTCGCAGAAGTCGCCCATCGCCCTCAATCGCTACGATGACTTCCCCACGGACGTGACCCTCAAGTCGCTGGTGGGCCCCAAGACGGTGGCCCGGGCTCTCTTCAACTTTCAGGGACAGACCTCCAA GGAGCTATCCTTCCGCAAGGGCGACACAATCTACATCAGGCGGCAGATCGATGCCAACTGGTATGAAGGCGAGCACAATGCCATGATTGGACTGCTTCCAGCCAGCTATGTTGAG ATTGTCAGTCGAGATGGAGCCCGTACCCCATCCAAGCGGCCATCGGAGGGTCAGGCCCGTGCCAAATACAACTTCCAGGCCCAGTCGGGCATAGAGCTCTCCTTGAACAAGGGCGAATTGGTCACTTTGACGCGCCGAGTGGATGGCAACTGGTTCGAGGGCAAGATTGCCAACAGGAAGGGCATCTTCCCGTGCTCTTACGTGGAG GTACTTACTGATATTGGTGCTGAAGACATTGCGGCCAGGACAACCACCGTGATCACCAGCCAGAGCACCACGAATCTGCGGCCCAATCTCGACGTGCTGCGCACAAACATCAACAATGAGTTCAATACGCTGACGCAAAATGGAGCACAGCCACCGAACGGAATCCTTAAGGAAACGCGGACACTTCATAAGACAGACGCCCTCCATGTGGACACCAGTTCCGAGCCATTGGC ATACCGCGCACTGTACAAGTACCGGCCCCAGAACTCCGATGAACTGGAACTGCTCGAGGGAGATGTGGTCCATGTGCTGGAGAAGTGCGACGACGGATGGTTCGTGGGCACCTCGCAGAGGACCGGCTGCTTCGGCACATTCCCCGGCAACTACGTGGAACGGGCCTAG